From Terriglobales bacterium:
CTCGCCGCACTTCCTCGAGGCGGTGGCCTACGCGCGGCAGGTCGGCTACTTCAGCGTGCAGGCGGCGACCAACGGCATCCGCTTCGCGCAGGATCCGGCGTTCGCGCACGCGGCCGCGAAGGCGGGGATGCGTATCGCCTACCTGCAGTTCGACGGCATCGGCAACGCCGCGAATTCGCACCGCGCGGTCGGCAACCTGTTCGACGTGAAGCTGCGCGCCATCGAGAACCTGTGGGCCTCCGGCGTCGACATCGTCCCGGTCACCACCATCGTCAACGGCATCAACAACGAGCAGGTGGGGCGCATCATCCAGTTCGCCCTCGATAACCCGCGCAAGATCAGCTTCCTGTCGTTCCAGCCGGTCTCGTTCACCGGCCGCGACGAGGAGATCACCGACGAGCGCCGGCAGGCGCAGCGCTACACGCTCTCGCACCTGGCGCACGACGTGAAGAAGCAGACCGGCCTGGGCGAGCCGGCGCGCGACTGGTTCCCCATCTCCTTCATGTCCACCTTCAGCGACTGGGCCGACCTGATCCACGGGCCGAGCGCGGACTGGGGACAGCTCTCCTGCGGCTGCCACCCGAACTGCGGCGTCGGCATGGCCATCATGATCGACAAGGAGACCAAGGAAGCCAAGCCGGTCACCGAGTTCCTGTATGGCGACCAGCTGGCCAAGGACATCGCGAAGGTCAACGATGCCGGCCGCGGCCGCTTCCTCTCGGTCGTGGGCATGGCGCTCGCGCTCATGCGCAACTACGACCCGTTCAAGTCGCCCAGGCACTTCAAGCTGATCGACCTGATGCGGAAGTTCGACAAGACCTTCGGCGCGACCAAGAACGCCGACAAGAAGTACGGCTCGGTCAAGGGTGAGCGGACGCTCGAGGATATCGAGCGCCGCCGCCAGGACCGCTGGAACTTCCTGTTCATCGCCGGGATGTGGTTCCAGGACCTGTGGAACTACGACTTCCGGCGCACCGAGCAGTGCATCATCCCGTACGCGACGCAGGAGGGCGAGATCAGCTTCTGCGCCTACAACACCGGCGTGGGCTGGCGGAATATCATCGAGAAGATGCACATGACCGCCACCCTCACCAAGTGGTACGAGGAGAACGGGCGGCACGAGATCTTCGCCGGCGGCAAGAAGGTCGGCATGGATTCGGCCGCGCACACCCTCAAGCTGAACGAGGAGCACGTGCACGCCGAGCGCAACCACACGCTCGACGACCTGGGGATCGCCAAGACCGCGCGCGAGGAGAAGATCCGCGCCCGCGACGCGAAGGCCGCCGGCATCGATCCCAAGAACGCCGAGATGATGAAGCTCTACCGCAAGCACGTCCTGGGCGAGAAGGAGCCCGAGGCGTTCGTCTCACTCAACACCCTCATCGCGCCTGCTCCCAAGAAGGAGAAGGTCGAGGAGCCGGTCGCCGGCGACTAAGTTTCTTCGTGTAACCCTGTACAGGCTGCCCACGCGGGCAGCCTTCTTTTTGGTGGCGAGTAGTTGGTGGTTAGCAGTTGGCGCCGGCTGATTTACAATCGCGCGCCATGAAGAGAGTCTTGTCGATGGCGGTCGTCCTCTGCCTCAGCCTGCTCACCACCTCCTGCTGGGAGGAGAAGCAGCCGCCGACCTGGAAGACGGCCACCGGCCCAGAAGCCTACGAGAAGTTGTTCTGGGACGAGGTGAAAGCCAAGAACTGGCCGCAGGTGGAAGGCCGCCTCGGCGCCACCTTCGTCGCCATCGACAGCGAGGGCCGCCACGACCGCGCCGAGACCATGGCGCTGTTCCGCCAGCTCGACCTGCAGGATTTCTCCCTCGGCGAGATGAAGAGCGAACCCAACGGCAGCGACATGATGGTGACCTACACCATCGTCATGCACGGCACCTACAAGGGGCAGCCCCTTCCGAACACGCCGCTCCGCATGCTTACGGTCTGGCAGCAGGTGAAGGGGGGATGGATCGCGGTGGCGCACGCCGATGTCCCCGCGACGAATCCGTAAAGCACTGCCTCCCGAATCACTCCGACAACTTCCCAAGATGTAACAAAAAGTTACGGGTTACCCATCCGGGCCATTGCCTCCGCGCGGGCCTTATCCACGCAAGTCCATGCACCTAAGGCATTTACCTTGCCGATACAGGTGTGGAACTCAGGATGCTTTTGGAGTAGTATCGCTGCCACTCCTCCCCCGGCAGGCACGCAGTCATCCCCCAGGCCTGGAACCAGCACCGACCGCAAAGCAGCAGGCGGCGAAAGCGAGTCATGCAATGAGAAGCAGGAAGAAGCGGGCAAGCGGCTTCACACTGATCGAGCTGCTGGTGGTGATCGCCATCGCCCTGGTCGTGGCGGGCATGGCGATCCCGTACTTCATCAACGTGATCCGCGACTACCGGTTGCGCGTGGCCGCGATCAACGCGATGGGCATGATCCAGGAAGCGCGCATGCGCGCGGTGCGCGACGCGCGGTTCTACTCCGTGTATTACATCGGGGCGAACCCGGTGCAGTACTACGTGGACGTGTACCCGCAGAACGCGAATGGGACATCGGGGAACGGAGGCGCCGCGGTGGCGTGTGACAACCCACCGCCTGCCGGCACGGGGCTGTGCGACCCGGTGATGGGATTCCCGGGCGAGATCGTGCCGCGCCCGGTGGGCACGGCGCCGATGACGGGCCAGCTGCGCAATCTCTTCCTGCCCGGTTCGGCGGTGAACCCGTATGACGGCATGAACGCGCAGAGTCCGGTGAGCTTCAGCGCGGAGGGTGTTCCGTGCCTGCCGGCGGGCGCCGCGGCCGGCATCGTCGGCGGGTCGATCTGCAACTCGCGCAGCAACTGGATGAACCCGGGAGCGCCGGTGGCGTACTGGGTCTTCTACCAACACAATACCAAGCTCACGTGGCAGGCCGTGACGGTGACGCCGGCCGGCCGCATCCAGCGCTGGGTGTACTCGACCGGCGGCTGGGCGATGGCATAGGGAAGCGAGGCGACTCATGATGAAGCTCCGCAGGAAGGCACGCAACCCGCAGGCCGGCATGACGCTGGTCGAACTGCTGATCTCGATGTTCGTGCTGGCGGTCGGTCTGGGGGCGCTGGCGCAGTTGTTCTTCGTCGCGTCGGCGACGAACACGCGCAACATCCGCGACACCAGCTCGGTGATGATCTCGAAGATGTTCCTGGAAGCGGCGATGTCGCAGCACATCAACTCCGCCAACCCGACGTTCGTGACCGATTGCGCGGGGAACGTGTGGAGCGTGGGCGTGGCGGACGCGGCGGCGCCCAACGGCGCCGGCGCGCTGCTCGACAACAACCCGGCGAGCATCACCTACGGCAGCATCAACCGCCTG
This genomic window contains:
- a CDS encoding prepilin-type N-terminal cleavage/methylation domain-containing protein; translation: MKLRRKARNPQAGMTLVELLISMFVLAVGLGALAQLFFVASATNTRNIRDTSSVMISKMFLEAAMSQHINSANPTFVTDCAGNVWSVGVADAAAPNGAGALLDNNPASITYGSINRLGQTYAAVPANYKAQYVDCNNLRYDVRWNSMTVTPGVARLITVSTQLQPNQNESLTFTIPVSLRGIGGP
- a CDS encoding prepilin-type N-terminal cleavage/methylation domain-containing protein, coding for MRSRKKRASGFTLIELLVVIAIALVVAGMAIPYFINVIRDYRLRVAAINAMGMIQEARMRAVRDARFYSVYYIGANPVQYYVDVYPQNANGTSGNGGAAVACDNPPPAGTGLCDPVMGFPGEIVPRPVGTAPMTGQLRNLFLPGSAVNPYDGMNAQSPVSFSAEGVPCLPAGAAAGIVGGSICNSRSNWMNPGAPVAYWVFYQHNTKLTWQAVTVTPAGRIQRWVYSTGGWAMA
- a CDS encoding nuclear transport factor 2 family protein — encoded protein: MKRVLSMAVVLCLSLLTTSCWEEKQPPTWKTATGPEAYEKLFWDEVKAKNWPQVEGRLGATFVAIDSEGRHDRAETMALFRQLDLQDFSLGEMKSEPNGSDMMVTYTIVMHGTYKGQPLPNTPLRMLTVWQQVKGGWIAVAHADVPATNP